The following are encoded together in the Glycine soja cultivar W05 chromosome 5, ASM419377v2, whole genome shotgun sequence genome:
- the LOC114413608 gene encoding DENN domain and WD repeat-containing protein SCD1-like, which translates to MAGLGLPDNDAWYMIETIAERNSIGSKQFIKIRGFLSHIQQLRNGYWGITSMKAQSVLLLALPSPHSKDTKDENQQPSEATGVGRNWLQSMFSRNKTTRSSSFSHVHRWTSDGGNSATNENGSPRKQDLSSGGQKKLHTNVRILRGHNGAITALHCVTKREVWDLVGDREDAGFFISGSTDCSVKIWDPSLRGSELRATLKGHTRTIRAISSDRGKVVSGSDDQSVLVWDKQTTQLLEELKGHDGPVSCVRMLSGERVLTASHDGTVKMWDVRTDRCVATVGRCSSAVLCMEYDDNVGVLAAAGRDVVANIWDIRASRQMHKLSGHTQWIRSIRMVGDTVITGSDDWTARVSSVSRGTCDTVLACHAGPILCVEYSSLDRGIITGSTDGLLRFWENDDGGIHCAKNVTIHNAAILSINAGEHWLGIGAADNSLSLFHRPQERLGGFSGTGSKMAGWQLYRTPQKTVAMVRCVASDLERKRICSGGRNGLLRLWDATINI; encoded by the exons ATG GCTGGGCTGGGACTTCCTGATAATGATGCTTGGTACATGATTGAAACAATTGCAGAGAGGAATAGCATCGGATCCAAGCAATTT ATAAAGATCAGAGGGTTCTTGTCTCATATCCAGCAATTACGCAATGGATACTGGGGAATCACCTCAATGAAGGCACAGTCTGTGTTATTACTTGCACTGCCATCCCCGCATTCTAAAGATACCAAAGATGAGAACCAGCAACCCTCTGAGGCAACTGGTGTTGGTAGAAACTGGTTGCAGAGTATGTTCAGCCGAAATAAAACAACTAGATCCAGCTCATTTAGTCACGTTCATAGATGGACGTCTGATGGAGGAAACTCAG CTACAAATGAGAATGGGAGTCCTCGCAAACAAGATCTGTCAAGTGGTGGCCAGAAAAAGCTTCATACCAATGTTCGCATACTTAGGGGTCATAATGGTGCCATTACTGCTCTCCATTGTGTTACAAAAAGAGAAGTGTGGGATTTGGTCGGTGATCGTGAAGATGCTGGTTTCTTTATTAGTGGAAGCACAGACTGCTCA GTTAAGATCTGGGATCCTAGTCTTCGTGGTTCTGAACTCAGGGCAACTTTAAAAGGGCATACTAG AACCATCCGTGCCATAAGTTCAGATAGGGGGAAGGTGGTGTCAGGATCTGATGATCAGTCTGTTTTGGTGTGGGATAAGCAAACAACTCAACTTCTAGAAGAGCTTAAAGGCCATGATGGACcg GTCAGCTGTGTGCGCATGCTTTCTGGGGAGCGTGTGTTAACTGCATCCCATGATGGCACTGTGAAGATGTGGGATGTAAGAACAGATAGATGTGTTGCAACTGTTGGTCGTTGCTCTAGTGCTGTTCTATGCATGGAATATGATGACAATGTGGGAGTCTTGGCTGCTGCTGGAAGAGAtgt GGTTGCTAACATATGGGATATCCGTGCTAGTAGGCAGATGCATAAACTTTCAGGACATACACAATGGATACG GTCCATAAGAATGGTTGGTGACACTGTGATTACTGGTAGTGATGATTGGACGGCAAGAGTATCGTCTGTTTCTCGAGGAACATGTGATACTGTCTTAGCATGCCATGCTGGACCAATATTATGTGTTGAGTATTCTTCTTTAGATAGAGGAATAATTACAG GGTCCACTGATGGCCTGCTACGTTTTTGGGAAAATGATGATG GAGGTATACATTGTGCAAAAAATGTAACAATTCACAATGCTGCCATATTATCTATCAATGCTGGGGAGCACTGGTTAGGCATTGGAGCAGCTGATAATTCTTTGTCACTCTTTCACCGGCCCCAAGAAAGACTTGGTGGTTTTTCTGGCACTGGGTCCAAGATGGCTGGTTGGCAGCTTTACAGAACACCACAGAAAACAGTTGCTATG GTTAGATGTGTTGCTTCAGACTTGGAAAGGAAAAGGATATGCAGCGGTGGTCGCAATGGGCTTCTAAGGCTGTGGGATGCAACTATTAATATTTGA
- the LOC114413605 gene encoding peptidyl-tRNA hydrolase, mitochondrial-like, with protein MNICGCWVSSMKLPFLGWRFSRPFTSLCSSSFSPRIMTIQSCSSPSSSASLSTSESKEMKKEASPWLIVGLGNPGKKYAATRHNVGFEMVDTIAEAEGISMTTVSFKSLFGKGFIGDVPVILAKPQTYMNSSGESVGAIVSYYKIPLKQVLVIFDDLDLPFAKLRLLPKGGHGGHNGMKSVINHFKGNSGFPRLRIGIGRPPGKMDPVAFVLRTFTKHEREELNFTLQDGLEAVRILLLEGFDKSATFVNSAKKIEQTG; from the exons ATGAACATTTGTGGTTGTTGGGTTTCATCAATGAAATTGCCCTTCCTCGGGTGGCGCTTTTCAAGGCCTTTTACCTCTCtctgttcttcttctttttcgcCACGCATTATGACCATTCAAAGttgttcttctccttcttcttcagcCTCCTTATCAACGTCAGAGTCGAAAGAGATGAAGAAGGAAGCTTCACCTTGGTTAATTGTTGGCCTCGGCAATCCAGGCAAAAAGTACGCTGCCACCCGCCACAAT gtGGGCTTTGAGATGGTTGATACCATAGCTGAAGCTGAAGGGATATCTATGACCACTGTTTCCTTCAAATCCTTATTTGGAAAAG GTTTTATAGGTGATGTACCAGTCATACTTGCAAAACCACAGACTTATATGAATTCAAGTGGTGAATCT GTTGGGGCCATAGTTTCATATTACAAGATTCCACTGAAGCAAGTACTTGTG atcTTTGACGACTTGGATTTGCCTTTTGCTAAATTGCGGCTTCTACCAAAGGGTGGACATGGAGGTCACAATgg AATGAAGAGTGTTATTAATCACTTCAAAGGGAATTCTGGTTTTCCCCGTTTAAGAATTG GCATTGGACGACCTCCTGGGAAAATGGACCCTGTAGCTTTTGTTCTTCGCACCTTCACTAAACATGAAAGGGAAGAG TTGAATTTTACATTACAAGATGGATTAGAAGCTGTGCGGATTCTTTTGCTTGAGGGATTTGATAAAAGTGCAACATTTGTTAATAGTGCCAAAAAGATAGAGCAAACAGGTTGA
- the LOC114413606 gene encoding cytochrome P450 CYP736A12-like, translating into MYPSIPPLLLLLLSTFIIFILSIIFLRRNQSKDGPPGPPALPVIGNLHMLGKLPHRTLEALAHRYGPIMSLRLGQVPHVVVSSSEAAEDFLKAHDAVFASRPRLEASKYFGYGSKGLAFSEYGPYWRYMRKVCTLRLLTASKVDSFAPLRKRELELAVKSLQESAAAKEGEVVVDLSEVVHNVVEEIVYKMVLGSSKHDEFDLKGLIQNAMNLTGAFNLSDYVPWLRAFDLQGLNRSYKRISKALDEVMEKIIKEHEHGSDVQNEQHHRHRDFIDILLSLMHQPIDPYDEQNHIIDKTNIKAILLDMIAGAFETSATVVEWTFSELLRHPRVMKNLQDELDNVVGRDKMVEENDLAKLSYLDIVIKETLRLYPPGPLVPRESTEDAMVQGYFLKKKSRIIINIWAMGRDSKIWSDNAEVFYPERFINKNLDFRGLDLQYIPFGFGRRGCPGIHLGLATVKIVVAQLVHCFSWELPGGMTPGELDMSEKFGLSIPRVKHLIAVPKYRLFREACNESK; encoded by the exons ATGTATCCTTCAATCCcccctctcctcctcctcctcctttcaACCTTCATAATTTTCATTCTCTCCATCATCTTCCTGCGTCGAAATCAGAGCAAAGATGGCCCGCCAGGTCCACCGGCCTTGCCGGTGATCGGTAACCTGCACATGCTGGGGAAGCTCCCACACCGCACCCTGGAGGCCTTGGCCCATCGATACGGACCCATCATGTCCCTACGCCTCGGACAGGTCCCACACGTGGTGGTCTCCTCCTCAGAGGCCGCAGAAGACTTTCTCAAAGCACACGACGCCGTTTTCGCGAGCCGTCCAAGGCTCGAAGCCTCCAAGTACTTCGGCTACGGCTCCAAGGGCTTGGCGTTCTCGGAGTATGGTCCCTACTGGCGATACATGAGGAAAGTGTGCACGCTCCGGCTTCTGACCGCCTCAAAGGTGGACTCCTTCGCGCCCTTGAGGAAGAGGGAGCTGGAGCTGGCCGTGAAGTCGCTCCAAGAATCCGCCGCAGCGAAAGAAGGCGAGGTCGTTGTGGATCTTAGCGAGGTGGTGCACAACGTTGTGGAGGAAATTGTGTACAAGATGGTGTTGGGGAGTAGCAAGCATGACGAGTTTGATTTGAAGGGGTTGATTCAGAATGCAATGAATCTTACTGGCGCGTTTAATCTATCAGATTATGTGCCTTGGCTTCGAGCTTTCGATCTTCAG GGATTAAATCGAAGTTACAAGAGAATTAGTAAAGCACTTGACGAAGTTATGGAAAAGATAATCAAGGAGCACGAACACGGTTCAGATGTACAAAATGAACAGCACCATAGACATAGGGACTTCATAGACATATTACTCTCGCTGATGCACCAGCCTATCGATCCCTATGATGAACAAAATCACATCATTGATAAAACTAACATTAAAGCTATACTCTTGGATATGATTGCTGGGGCATTTGAAACTTCTGCAACTGTTGTAGAGTGGACATTTTCCGAGCTCCTAAGGCATCCAAGAGTGATGAAAAACCTTCAAGATGAGCTGGATAATGTGGTTGGGAGGGACAAAATGGTGGAGGAAAATGATTTGGCAAAGTTAAGTTACTTGGATATTGTGATCAAGGAGACCTTGAGATTATACCCTCCTGGACCATTAGTCCCCCGAGAGTCAACAGAGGATGCTATGGTTCAGGGTtatttcttaaagaaaaaatcaagaatcaTCATAAACATATGGGCAATGGGAAGAGATTCCAAGATATGGTCTGATAATGCTGAAGTATTTTATCCAGAGAgattcatcaataaaaatttagacTTTCGAGGACTTGACCTCCAATATATACCATTTGGTTTTGGTCGAAGGGGATGCCCTGGAATACACTTAGGCTTAGCAACAGTTAAAATTGTTGTCGCTCAATTAGTACATTGCTTTAGTTGGGAACTTCCAGGAGGTATGACCCCAGGTGAGTTGGACATGAGTGAGAAGTTTGGCCTCTCAATACCGAGAGTCAAGCACTTGATTGCTGTGCCCAAGTATCGTCTTTTCAGGGAAGCTTGTAATGAATCAAAATGA